One window of the Paenibacillus beijingensis genome contains the following:
- a CDS encoding glycoside hydrolase family 66 protein, giving the protein MKLRSFSSRTLLILLPVTAFAIVLLLIGPRDGESPNNSENSASSDNSTAQYSLEGENSATWITGVETDAARYNPGQSVKLLIQIQNPTGKQQSGKIQVRWKHLDGQVGANQPLFVVLQPNEKRDYTVIWTPPADDYKGYMAEADFIQGEQIRDGITTAVDVSSDWSRFPRYGYLSEFPDMKTEAMQQVINRLNRYHLNGLQFYDWQWKHNEPIPTAGDIPHSRWNNVANQEVRFDTVKRYIEFAHNKNMMAMNYNLLYGSYANEEGSGVKPEWGLFEDREHTKQDFHPLPDSWASNIQLMNPANPDWQRYLFEQEKKVFGNLDFDGLHVDQLGDRGSRWDARGNQVDLAQAFGGFLTEARNQLGNRLVMNAVSGYGQQQIADSGATDFLYTEVWENQPTYADLKQILDSGSKLTNGLKNMVLAGYMNYRLADHQGQFNKAGILMTNSVIFALGGSHIELGDSGMLSKEYFPNKSLKMSADLEQDLQRYYDFIVAYENLLRDNVQEANVTLKSDSHPLSSSPAPKTIWYFAKEKENRQIVHLINLMNRDDILWRDDNGTAPYPKTQDAIKLEVPVHKLVKKVYMASPDQQHGRSQSLPFKQQDGRIEITVPSLYYWDMLVIES; this is encoded by the coding sequence ATGAAACTTCGATCCTTTAGTAGTCGAACCTTGTTGATTCTATTGCCCGTGACCGCGTTTGCGATTGTGCTCCTTCTGATTGGTCCCCGGGATGGGGAGTCTCCAAATAATAGTGAAAACTCGGCAAGCAGTGACAACTCGACCGCCCAATACTCTTTAGAAGGCGAAAATTCGGCAACATGGATTACGGGAGTGGAAACCGATGCCGCCAGGTATAATCCCGGGCAGTCGGTAAAGCTTCTGATTCAGATCCAAAATCCGACCGGGAAGCAGCAAAGCGGAAAAATTCAAGTTCGCTGGAAGCATCTGGATGGGCAGGTCGGTGCGAATCAACCGCTCTTCGTTGTGCTGCAACCGAATGAGAAAAGGGATTACACCGTCATTTGGACACCGCCGGCGGACGATTATAAGGGCTATATGGCTGAAGCCGACTTTATTCAGGGCGAGCAGATCCGGGATGGAATCACAACCGCGGTTGACGTCTCAAGCGATTGGTCCCGTTTTCCCCGTTACGGGTATTTATCCGAGTTCCCGGACATGAAGACGGAAGCGATGCAGCAGGTGATCAACCGGTTGAACCGGTACCATTTGAACGGCCTGCAATTTTACGATTGGCAGTGGAAGCATAATGAACCTATTCCAACTGCGGGCGATATCCCGCATAGCCGGTGGAACAATGTTGCGAATCAAGAGGTCCGCTTTGATACCGTAAAACGATATATTGAATTCGCCCATAACAAAAATATGATGGCCATGAACTACAATTTGCTCTATGGTTCCTACGCAAACGAAGAAGGGAGCGGAGTGAAACCGGAGTGGGGCTTATTCGAAGACAGAGAGCATACGAAGCAGGATTTTCATCCGCTGCCCGATTCTTGGGCGAGCAATATTCAGCTGATGAATCCGGCGAATCCGGATTGGCAGCGTTACTTGTTCGAGCAGGAGAAAAAAGTGTTCGGCAATCTCGATTTTGACGGACTGCACGTCGATCAGCTCGGCGACCGCGGCAGCCGGTGGGATGCCCGGGGCAATCAAGTCGACCTGGCTCAAGCTTTCGGCGGCTTTCTAACGGAAGCTCGCAATCAGCTCGGCAATCGGCTCGTTATGAATGCCGTTTCCGGGTACGGTCAGCAGCAGATCGCGGACAGCGGAGCAACCGATTTTCTGTATACGGAAGTGTGGGAGAACCAGCCCACCTATGCGGATCTGAAGCAAATTCTCGATTCCGGCTCCAAACTGACCAACGGATTAAAAAACATGGTACTGGCGGGTTATATGAATTACCGGCTCGCCGATCACCAGGGACAATTTAACAAAGCGGGCATATTGATGACAAACAGCGTTATTTTTGCATTAGGGGGTTCCCATATTGAACTCGGGGACTCCGGAATGCTGTCGAAGGAATATTTTCCGAATAAATCGCTGAAAATGTCCGCCGATCTGGAGCAGGATCTGCAGCGCTATTACGACTTTATTGTCGCCTATGAAAATCTGCTGCGCGACAACGTGCAGGAGGCAAACGTGACGCTTAAGTCCGACAGCCATCCGCTTTCCAGCTCCCCCGCTCCAAAAACGATTTGGTATTTCGCCAAGGAGAAGGAGAACAGGCAGATCGTTCATCTCATTAACCTGATGAACCGCGACGATATTTTATGGCGCGACGATAATGGAACCGCGCCTTATCCGAAGACGCAAGACGCGATTAAGCTCGAGGTTCCGGTTCATAAACTGGTCAAAAAAGTATACATGGCTTCGCCAGATCAGCAGCACGGCAGAAGCCAATCTTTACCGTTCAAGCAGCAGGACGGCCGGATTGAAATTACGGTTCCTTCCCTCTACTACTGGGATATGCTCGTTATCGAAAGTTAA
- a CDS encoding copper homeostasis protein CutC has translation MLLEVIATSLDDVQSAVRAGADRIELVTGLLEGGMTPSIGLMEEAVRLSAVPVHVMIRPHNQSFHYDRHDIKVMLKDIEVAKRAGAAGIVVGALTSDARVDKQALNILLEGTEGLAVTFHRAFDDTRNMDEALDDLLVFRQVNRILTSGGRPSVLDAEETIKRLVRRTKGTAIHLLAGSGLTVETLSGFIQETGVREVHFGRGVRIGNRTEGRIDENRIMTIKQLQRNLSRD, from the coding sequence ATGCTGCTGGAAGTAATTGCAACAAGTTTGGATGACGTACAATCGGCCGTCAGAGCGGGTGCCGACCGGATCGAGCTGGTGACGGGCCTTCTGGAAGGCGGAATGACGCCCAGCATCGGGTTGATGGAAGAAGCGGTGCGGTTGTCGGCCGTCCCGGTGCATGTGATGATTCGTCCTCATAATCAGTCTTTCCATTATGACCGGCATGATATCAAGGTGATGCTGAAAGATATCGAAGTAGCCAAACGGGCGGGTGCCGCAGGCATCGTTGTGGGCGCGCTCACTTCGGATGCAAGAGTGGACAAACAGGCATTGAACATCCTGCTCGAGGGAACGGAGGGACTTGCCGTCACCTTTCATCGGGCATTCGACGATACACGGAATATGGATGAAGCGCTGGACGATCTATTGGTGTTTCGTCAAGTCAACCGGATTTTGACATCCGGGGGCAGGCCAAGCGTGCTGGATGCGGAGGAGACGATCAAGCGTCTTGTTCGCAGAACGAAGGGAACGGCCATTCATTTGCTTGCCGGCAGCGGTTTGACGGTTGAAACGCTGAGCGGGTTTATTCAGGAAACCGGGGTTCGAGAAGTTCATTTCGGGCGCGGCGTCCGGATCGGAAACCGCACGGAAGGCCGGATTGACGAGAACCGGATCATGACGATTAAACAACTGCAACGAAATTTGTCGCGAGATTAA
- a CDS encoding glycoside hydrolase family 31 protein translates to MTISKNWMKVTLCFSLLTGTAIAGALPVQHAFAETQPEADTPLNKENLKPLSVLSVEALDNGVKFDLGEYDGYIRLYSSTMAKVSVVKKGEPEFVSEGVAKKDWEKPRFKAIDGKDEYTLKTDDITVKIRKGKFGVKFLDKKGNVINEDAEQGAGYENGKPYVFKKSDKNENFYGFGEQSGGLNKRGKSLGMWNTDAYAYNKNTKYLYTSIPFFIGLKDKKAYGIFFDNTYRSYYEMASESDDYYYFYANGGKLTYYFVYGPQIENVIDQYTELTGKITMPPMWSLGFHQSKWGYSADELVNIARTYREKKIPLDTMHFDIDYMNGYRVFTWDDKYKKAMETLKSEGFHAITINDPAVKKDENYNIYQEGTARDFWAKNPDGSTFIGEVWPGPSAFPNFLKKDVRNWWADHLGTLLNNGADGIWNDMNEPAVFDGPHHTMPLDTVFEGDNGEKVLHTEFHNLYGHAEAEATYDAYAKHKPNTRPFVLTRDMYAGTQRYAALWTGDNVSNWEHLQMSIPMNANVGMSGVPFVGNDIGGFAKTGEFTSPELFARWIEVGAFLPFARDHYDNSAKNGSAAGQEPWQFGKEVEDISRKYISMRYELMPYLYNQFKKSEENGQPVQQPLVYQFQNDPKTYNVEDQFMFGDSMMLAPVVKQGQTSREVYLPAGEKWVDYWTGQKYDGNQTITVNADLGTLPIFVKQDSIIPRQELEQHTDEKKLENLILDAYLDEQASYSFYEDDAKSLDYKQGKYNVTEFKLNKEGRTIEFKQDKKVQNYDSAIRSYTLKLHDAEEPRKVEAGRAKYDAAGSTDELNGKERAYYYDKQSKTLYVKIPVNENEKVKIKSGKEN, encoded by the coding sequence ATGACGATTAGTAAGAACTGGATGAAGGTGACTTTATGTTTTAGCTTATTAACCGGAACGGCGATTGCAGGAGCTTTGCCGGTGCAGCATGCGTTTGCAGAAACGCAGCCAGAAGCGGATACTCCCCTAAACAAAGAGAATTTAAAGCCGTTGTCCGTGCTTTCGGTCGAAGCATTGGATAATGGGGTGAAATTTGATTTAGGGGAATATGACGGTTACATCCGCCTTTATTCTTCCACGATGGCGAAAGTTTCCGTTGTCAAAAAAGGCGAACCTGAATTTGTTTCCGAGGGCGTAGCAAAAAAGGATTGGGAAAAACCACGTTTTAAAGCAATAGATGGAAAAGATGAATATACGCTTAAGACGGATGATATTACGGTAAAAATTCGCAAAGGCAAATTCGGCGTCAAATTTTTGGACAAGAAGGGCAATGTCATCAACGAAGACGCGGAGCAAGGGGCCGGTTACGAAAACGGGAAGCCGTACGTGTTTAAGAAATCGGACAAAAACGAGAACTTCTACGGTTTCGGCGAACAATCCGGCGGCTTGAACAAGCGTGGCAAAAGCCTGGGCATGTGGAATACAGACGCTTATGCTTATAACAAAAATACCAAATATTTGTATACTTCCATTCCGTTCTTTATCGGTCTGAAAGATAAAAAGGCCTACGGTATTTTCTTTGACAACACGTATCGCTCCTACTATGAAATGGCGAGCGAAAGCGACGATTACTACTACTTCTACGCCAACGGCGGCAAGCTGACCTACTACTTCGTGTACGGTCCGCAAATTGAAAATGTTATTGACCAATATACGGAGCTTACCGGAAAAATCACGATGCCTCCAATGTGGTCGCTCGGCTTCCACCAAAGCAAATGGGGCTACTCGGCGGATGAGCTGGTCAATATCGCCAGAACGTACCGCGAGAAAAAAATCCCGCTCGACACGATGCATTTTGACATCGACTACATGAACGGCTACCGCGTATTTACGTGGGACGACAAGTATAAGAAAGCGATGGAAACGCTGAAATCGGAAGGATTCCATGCCATTACGATTAACGATCCGGCCGTCAAGAAAGATGAGAACTACAACATTTATCAAGAAGGCACGGCGCGTGATTTCTGGGCGAAAAATCCGGACGGGTCCACTTTCATCGGTGAAGTTTGGCCGGGACCATCCGCTTTCCCGAATTTCCTGAAAAAAGATGTGCGCAACTGGTGGGCGGATCACCTCGGCACGCTTCTGAACAACGGCGCCGACGGTATCTGGAACGATATGAACGAGCCGGCTGTGTTCGACGGACCGCACCATACGATGCCGCTGGATACCGTGTTCGAAGGGGACAATGGCGAGAAAGTTCTGCATACGGAATTCCACAATTTGTATGGACACGCGGAAGCGGAAGCGACGTATGACGCTTATGCCAAGCATAAACCGAATACCCGTCCGTTTGTATTAACCCGCGACATGTACGCAGGTACGCAGCGTTATGCCGCACTTTGGACCGGCGATAACGTCAGCAACTGGGAACATCTGCAAATGTCGATTCCGATGAACGCCAACGTCGGTATGTCCGGGGTTCCGTTCGTAGGCAACGATATCGGCGGCTTTGCGAAAACAGGCGAATTCACTTCGCCGGAATTGTTTGCCCGCTGGATTGAAGTCGGCGCCTTCCTGCCGTTTGCCCGCGACCATTACGATAATAGTGCGAAGAACGGCAGTGCAGCAGGACAAGAGCCATGGCAGTTCGGTAAAGAAGTGGAGGATATCAGCCGCAAGTACATTTCCATGCGTTATGAGCTGATGCCTTACCTGTATAACCAGTTCAAGAAATCGGAGGAAAACGGTCAGCCGGTTCAACAGCCGCTTGTCTACCAATTCCAGAATGATCCGAAGACGTACAATGTGGAAGATCAATTCATGTTCGGCGATTCGATGATGCTTGCTCCTGTTGTGAAGCAAGGACAAACGAGCCGTGAAGTGTACTTGCCGGCCGGCGAGAAATGGGTCGATTACTGGACCGGTCAAAAATATGACGGCAACCAAACGATTACGGTCAATGCCGATTTGGGAACATTGCCGATCTTTGTGAAACAGGATTCCATTATCCCGCGTCAAGAACTTGAACAGCACACGGATGAGAAGAAACTGGAGAACCTGATTCTCGATGCTTACCTGGACGAGCAAGCAAGCTACAGCTTCTATGAAGACGATGCCAAGTCGTTGGATTACAAGCAAGGCAAGTACAACGTGACCGAATTCAAACTCAACAAAGAAGGCCGTACGATTGAGTTCAAGCAGGATAAAAAAGTACAGAATTACGATTCCGCGATTCGTTCGTACACGTTGAAGCTTCATGACGCCGAAGAGCCGCGCAAAGTAGAAGCCGGACGCGCCAAATATGACGCAGCTGGCAGCACGGACGAGCTGAACGGCAAAGAAAGAGCGTACTACTACGACAAGCAATCGAAGACGCTTTATGTGAAGATTCCGGTCAATGAGAACGAAAAAGTAAAAATTAAATCCGGTAAAGAGAACTAA
- a CDS encoding ROK family protein, protein MKEIYLGIDLGGTKMLAALVDPEGRVIDHMQAATLADQGSERVISRLIALAEALIDKHSDEGGSKLRICGIGIAVAGILDPQEGTVLLATNLGWRDVPVGRMLEQRFSCPVQVLNDANAAALGEWMAGAGAGTKNMVFVTVSTGIGGGIISEGKLLLGASNSAAELGHISIDRNGPLCACGNRGCVEVYASGTWIAGRVQDDIARGSRLPEAVVAAAGGDPDRISAKHVTAAAQDGNEYAKQKLADAGAALGAGLVTFIHLLNPEMIVLGGGVSESGPLLFDSMLQVVREYGIPGMVDNVRFTGAGLGLFAGAVGAALWWKYAALSRAVQTC, encoded by the coding sequence ATGAAAGAAATTTATTTGGGAATCGATTTGGGCGGTACGAAAATGCTGGCTGCGCTTGTAGATCCGGAAGGTCGCGTGATCGATCATATGCAGGCGGCAACACTTGCGGATCAAGGAAGCGAGCGCGTAATCAGCCGGCTTATTGCGCTGGCTGAAGCGTTAATCGATAAACATTCTGACGAAGGCGGAAGCAAGCTGCGTATATGCGGAATCGGAATTGCGGTTGCCGGCATCCTGGATCCGCAGGAAGGAACAGTACTGCTGGCGACAAACCTCGGCTGGCGCGACGTCCCGGTCGGGCGCATGCTGGAGCAGCGCTTCAGCTGTCCGGTTCAAGTGCTGAACGATGCCAATGCGGCCGCACTTGGCGAATGGATGGCGGGAGCCGGCGCGGGAACGAAAAATATGGTGTTCGTAACCGTATCGACCGGAATCGGCGGCGGCATTATAAGTGAAGGGAAACTGCTGCTCGGCGCTTCGAACAGCGCTGCGGAGCTTGGGCATATCAGCATCGACCGGAACGGACCGCTCTGCGCATGCGGAAACCGCGGCTGCGTTGAAGTGTACGCTTCGGGCACCTGGATTGCCGGGCGGGTTCAAGATGACATCGCTCGCGGCAGCCGGTTGCCTGAAGCGGTTGTTGCCGCAGCGGGCGGCGACCCGGACCGCATATCCGCGAAGCATGTAACGGCAGCCGCCCAAGACGGGAACGAATACGCCAAACAGAAGCTGGCCGATGCCGGAGCCGCGCTTGGAGCCGGTCTCGTCACGTTTATCCATCTTCTCAATCCCGAAATGATCGTTCTTGGCGGCGGCGTTTCCGAGAGCGGTCCGTTACTGTTCGATTCGATGCTGCAGGTTGTACGGGAGTACGGGATTCCCGGTATGGTCGACAACGTTCGGTTTACGGGCGCGGGGCTCGGCCTGTTTGCCGGTGCCGTCGGCGCTGCCCTCTGGTGGAAGTATGCGGCCTTATCGCGCGCTGTCCAAACGTGTTGA